One part of the Actinomyces howellii genome encodes these proteins:
- a CDS encoding NifU family protein has translation MRLVPLHPVSTPDPATLRWVVPDGLLPFTGTVGRAPSPLQGLLDDGTLLAVEVTPGAVLTVLSDTLTWSDQGPRVRSALLDALHRPTRWSPGQGAVGVGPDEALEAAARQIAQGVVGELAARHGGAFTVVDVRDGVVEVALEGACHDCPAAAVTMQARFAHLLRRRCPWLVEVREHTGTPAPTG, from the coding sequence GTGCGCCTCGTCCCGCTGCACCCGGTGTCGACGCCGGACCCGGCGACCCTGAGGTGGGTCGTTCCCGACGGGCTGCTGCCCTTCACCGGGACGGTGGGACGCGCGCCCTCACCGCTCCAGGGGCTGCTCGACGACGGCACGCTCCTGGCCGTCGAGGTCACGCCCGGGGCTGTGCTCACGGTCCTGTCCGACACCCTGACCTGGTCCGATCAGGGACCCCGCGTGCGCAGCGCCCTGCTCGACGCCCTCCACCGGCCCACGCGGTGGAGCCCTGGGCAGGGGGCTGTGGGGGTCGGGCCCGACGAGGCGCTGGAGGCCGCCGCGCGACAGATCGCCCAGGGGGTCGTCGGCGAGCTGGCCGCACGCCACGGCGGGGCCTTCACCGTCGTCGACGTCCGCGATGGCGTCGTCGAGGTCGCCCTCGAGGGCGCCTGCCACGACTGCCCGGCGGCTGCCGTCACGATGCAGGCGCGCTTCGCCCACCTCCTGCGCCGCCGCTGCCCCTGGCTGGTCGAGGTCCGGGAGCACACAGGGACGCCAGCGCCCACCGGATGA